In Herbinix luporum, a single window of DNA contains:
- the hisB gene encoding imidazoleglycerol-phosphate dehydratase HisB — MDGRYTKVNRKTNETDIQLEFNLDGQGKCQIETGIGFFNHMLDSFARHGFFDMKLTVKGDLHVDAHHTVEDTGIVLGQAIKEALKDKKGISRYGYFILPMDEALVCCAVDLSGRPYLSYDLKFDAPMIGQMDTELIREFFYAVSYSAGMNLHIKLLNGLNNHHIAEAAFKAFAKALDMASGFDKRITSVLSTKGVI; from the coding sequence ATGGATGGTAGATATACCAAGGTAAATCGTAAAACAAATGAAACCGATATCCAGCTGGAATTTAATCTTGACGGTCAGGGAAAATGCCAGATAGAAACCGGTATAGGTTTCTTTAATCATATGCTGGACAGTTTTGCCCGTCATGGATTTTTTGATATGAAGCTTACAGTTAAGGGGGATCTTCATGTAGATGCCCATCATACAGTAGAAGATACGGGAATAGTTCTGGGACAAGCCATTAAAGAAGCCCTAAAAGATAAAAAGGGCATAAGCCGCTATGGTTATTTTATCCTTCCTATGGATGAAGCCTTAGTATGTTGCGCAGTTGATTTGTCCGGTCGTCCCTATCTTTCCTATGACTTAAAATTTGATGCCCCCATGATAGGTCAAATGGATACAGAACTTATTAGAGAGTTTTTTTATGCGGTTTCTTACAGTGCCGGTATGAATCTTCATATAAAACTCCTAAACGGTTTAAATAACCATCATATTGCAGAAGCGGCTTTTAAAGCTTTTGCTAAAGCACTGGACATGGCCAGTGGATTTGATAAAAGAAT